The following proteins come from a genomic window of Melospiza georgiana isolate bMelGeo1 chromosome 3, bMelGeo1.pri, whole genome shotgun sequence:
- the OVOL2 gene encoding transcription factor Ovo-like 2 yields the protein MPRAFLVKRRSPQPAVRSWDGLPDEERADTYIPGGIGCVLLGYEDSCSLESSGSSSGGTRDAEPSDPPTPQAAPGELGTGGAVLLDLAGQRPVVRSKIKFTTGTCTDAALHSCELCGKGFRLQRMLNRHIKCHSQVKRHLCTFCGKGFNDTFDLKRHVRTHTGIRPYKCEVCNKAFTQRCSLESHLRKIHGVQQHYAYKQRRDKLYVCEDCGYTGPTQEELYLHVSGVHPGSAFLKKTSKKLAAVLQTKLSPVLQRNSKEEGKDE from the exons ATGCCCAGAGCCTTCCTGGTGAAGCGCCGCAGCCCGCAGCCCGCCGTGCGCAGCTGGGATGGGCTGCCCGACGAGGAGAGAGCCGACACCTACATCCCAG GCGGCATCGGCTGCGTGCTGCTGGGCTACGAGgacagctgcagcctggagagcagcggcagcagcagcggcggcacCCGCGACGCCGAGCCCAGCGATCCCCCGACGCCGCAGGCTGCCCCCGGCGAGCTGGGCACGGGCGGCGCCGTGCTGCTGGACCTGGCCGGCCAGCGGCCCGTGGTCAGGTCAAAAATCAAG TTCACCACGGGCACCTGCACCgatgctgccctgcacagctgcgAGCTGTGCGGCAAAGGATTCCGCCTGCAGAGGATGCTCAACCGGCACAtcaagtgccacagccaggtgaagagacacttgtgcacCTTCTGTGGAAAAGGCTTCAACGACACCTTTGATCTGAAGAGGCATGTCCGGACCCATACTG GCATTCGTCCCTACAAGTGCGAGGTTTGCAACAAGGCCTTCACGCAGCGCTGCTCGCTGGAGTCGCACCTGCGGAAGATCCACGGCGTGCAGCAGCACTACGCCTACAAGCAGAGGAGGGACAAGCTGTACGTGTGCGAGGACTGCGGCTACACGGGCCCCACGCAGGAGGAGCTGTACCTGCACGTCAGCGGCGTCCACCCCGGCAGCGCCTTCCTgaagaaaacctccaaaaaactCGCAGCTGTTCTGCAAACCAAGCTCAGCCCCGTGCTGCAGAGGAACTCCAAAGAGGAGGGCAAGGACGAGTGA
- the LOC131081861 gene encoding protein PET117 homolog, mitochondrial yields MSWGSRLALAVSALLSAAIVAAVHIQQRRELERLRSGVVRDLERQNQKKENVRLLEEQIALTKRLIEERDKALKEKRSQQP; encoded by the exons ATGTCGTGGGGCTCCCGCCTGGCGCTGGCCGTCTCCGCGCTGCTCTCCGCCGCCATCGTGGCGGCCGTGCACATCCAGCAGCGCCGGGAGCTGGAG AGGCTGCGGAGTGGCGTGGTCAGAGATCTGGAGCGTCAGAACCAGAAGAAGGAGAACGTTCGCCTGCTGGAAGAGCAGATCGCTCTGACAAAGCGGCTCATTGAGGAGAGAGACAAGGCGCTGAAGGAAAAGCGTTCCCAGCAGCCCTAG
- the KAT14 gene encoding cysteine-rich protein 2-binding protein isoform X1, translating into MANNVHMGGLLSRHDDEATRTSTSEGLEEGEVEGETLLIVESEDQASVDLSHDQSGDSLNSDEGETSWMEEMSYYCEKCQKWIPASQLREQLSYLKGDNFFRFTCSDCSEDGKEQFERLRLTWQQVVMLAMYNLSLEGTGRQGYFRWKEDICAFIEKHWTFLLGNRKKTSTWWSTVAGCLSVGSPLFFRSGAQEFGEPGWWKLVHNKPPTLKPEGEKLSASALKAKAASKPPLDPIITVEGLRKRVSRNPVESAMELKEKRSRTQEAKDIRRAQKEAAGFLDRSTSSTPVKFSSRCRRPDIVLEKGEVIDFSSLSSSDRTPLTSPSPSPSLDFSAPGTPASHSATPSLLSEADLIPDVMPPQALFHDDEELEGDGVIDPGIEYVPPPSGTAGAGTMIASRKKVKTAEQIKQEVESEEEKTERMEGDSEDPEESNTPLQVRGRDKGKSQLERDAKPRVPKHTSVSIYEEKLLLKRLEACPNALSMTPEARRLRRKLLVRQAKRERGLPLFDLDQVVNAALLLVDGIYGAKEGAVSRSPVGQATYRTTSQDFRILDRYQTMLPATKGYRQQTSRFLYRLVGSEELLADHSIVSPYTSRVLKPYIRRDYETKPPKLRLLAEIRANPHRNDLNWKAEPEAPIDYCYVRPNHIPTINSMCHEFFWPGIDLSECLQYPDFSVVVLYKKVIIAFGFMVPDVKYNEAYISFLLVHPEWRRAGIATFMIYHLIQTCMGKDVTLHVSASNPAMLLYQKFGFKTEEYILDFYDKYYPLDSKECKHAFFLRLRR; encoded by the exons ATGGCCAACAACGTGCACATGGGCGGGCTGCTCAGCCGCCACGACGATGAGGCCACCAGGACCTCCACCTCcgaggggctggaggagggtgAGGTGGAAGGGGAGACTCTGCTCATCGTGGAGTCCGAGGACCAGGCTTCTGTGGATTTGTCGCACGACCAGAGCGGGGACTCCCTGAACAGCGACGAGGGGGAGACGTCCTGGATGGAGGAGATGTCCTATTACTGTGAGAAGTGCCAGAAGTGGATCCCAGCAA GTCAACTGAGAGAACAGCTCAGCTACCTCAAAGGAGATAACTTTTTCAGATTCACTTGCTCTGATTGCTCAGAAGATGGGAAGGAGCAATTTGAACGTCTGAGATTAACGTGGCAACAA GTTGTCATGTTGGCAATGTACAACTTGTCTCTGGAAGGAACGGGCCGTCAGGGGTACTTCAGGTGGAAAGAAGACATTTGTGCTTTTATTGAGAAACACTGGACTTTCTTACTAGGGAACAG GAAAAAGACCTCAACATGGTGGAGCACAGTTGCTGGCTGTCTCTCTGTGGGGAGCCCCTTGTTTTTCCGCTCGGGGGCACAGGAATTTGGAGAACCGGGATGGTGGAAGCTGGTTCATAACAAGCCCCCAACACTGAAGCCTGAAGGAGAGAAGCTGTCTGCATCTGCACTGAAGGCAAAAG cagcttccaAGCCCCCGCTGGATCCCATCATTACCGTGGAAGGCCTCCGGAAGCGCGTGAGCCGCAACCCCGTGGAGTCGGCCATGGAGCTGAAGGAGAAGAGGTCCCGCACTCAGGAGGCCAAGGACATTCGCAGAGCCCAGAAGGAGGCAGCCGGCTTCCTGGACCGCAGCACCTCCTCCACTCCTGTCAAGTTCAGCAGCCGCTGCCGCCGGCCCGACATCGtgctggagaagggagaggtCATCGACTTCTCCTCGCTGAGCTCCTCCGACCGCACGCCCCTGACCAGCCCCTCTCCATCCCCGTCCCTGGATTTCTCCGCCCCCGGCACGCCCGCCTCGCactcggccactcccagcctgcTCTCGGAGGCGGATCTCATCCCCGACGTCATGCCGCCACAGGCGCTCTTCCATG ATgatgaggagctggaaggagaCGGAGTCATAGACCCAGGAATAGAGTATGTGCCCCCTCCCAGTGGGACAGCTGGTGCTGGCACCATGATAGCAAGCAGGAAAAAAGTGAAGACAGCTGAGCAGATCAAGCAAGAGGTGGAgagtgaagaagaaaaaacagaacGGATGGAAGGTGACAGTGAAGATCCCGAAGAGTCAAACACACCCTTGCAGGTGAGAGGACGAGACAAGGGCAAGTCACAACTGGAGAGGGATGCTAAGCCCAGAGTTCCCAAGCACACCTCAGTTAGCATCTatgaggagaagctgctgctgaagagaCTGGAAGCCTGTCCCAATGCTCTGAGCATGACCCCAGAGGCCCGCAGGCTGAGGCGCAAGCTGCTGGTGAGGCAGGCCAAGAGGGAGAGAGGGCTCCCACTCTTTGACCTGGACCAGGTTGTGAATGCTGCACTGCTCCTGGTTGATGGGATTTATGGAGCCAAAGAAGGTGCTGTCTCCAGGTCCCCAGTAGGGCAAGCAACATACAGAACTACTAGCCAGGACTTCAGGATCTTGGACAGATACCAG ACGATGCTGCCCGCCACGAAGGGATACCGCCAGCAGACAAGCAGGTTCCTGTACCGCCTGGTAGGCtcggaggagctgctggcagacCACAGTATTGTCAGCCCTTACACCTCCCGTGTCCTTAAGCCTTACATCAG ACGTGATTATGAGACAAAGCCTCCAAAACTCAGGCTGCTGGCAGAAATCCGGGCCAATCCACACAGGAATGATCTCAACTGGAAGGCTGAGCCAGAAGCACCCATTGATTACTGCTACGTTCGCCCTAATCACATCCCCACTATTAACTCCATGTGCCACGAATTCTTCTGGCCTG GAATTGATTTGTCAGAGTGCCTGCAGTATCCTGACTTCAGTGTTGTTGTCCTCTACAAGAAGGTTATCATTGCCTTTGGCTTTATGGTGCCAGATGTGAAGTACAACGAGGCTTACATCTCTTTTCTCTTGGTGCACCCTGAGTGGAGAAGAGCTGGGATTGCAACCTTCATGATTTACCATCTTATCCAG ACCTGCATGGGCAAGGACGTCACCCTTCACGTCTCTGCAAGCAACCCTGCTATGCTGCTCTACCAGAAGTTTGGATTTAAGACTGAGGAGTACATTTTGGATTTTTATGACAAGTATTACCCCTTGGACAGCAAGGAGTGCAAGCACGCCTTCTTCCTCAGGCTGCGGCGCTGA
- the KAT14 gene encoding cysteine-rich protein 2-binding protein isoform X2 encodes MANNVHMGGLLSRHDDEATRTSTSEGLEEGEVEGETLLIVESEDQASVDLSHDQSGDSLNSDEGETSWMEEMSYYCEKCQKWIPASQLREQLSYLKGDNFFRFTCSDCSEDGKEQFERLRLTWQQVVMLAMYNLSLEGTGRQGYFRWKEDICAFIEKHWTFLLGNRKKTSTWWSTVAGCLSVGSPLFFRSGAQEFGEPGWWKLVHNKPPTLKPEGEKLSASALKAKASKPPLDPIITVEGLRKRVSRNPVESAMELKEKRSRTQEAKDIRRAQKEAAGFLDRSTSSTPVKFSSRCRRPDIVLEKGEVIDFSSLSSSDRTPLTSPSPSPSLDFSAPGTPASHSATPSLLSEADLIPDVMPPQALFHDDEELEGDGVIDPGIEYVPPPSGTAGAGTMIASRKKVKTAEQIKQEVESEEEKTERMEGDSEDPEESNTPLQVRGRDKGKSQLERDAKPRVPKHTSVSIYEEKLLLKRLEACPNALSMTPEARRLRRKLLVRQAKRERGLPLFDLDQVVNAALLLVDGIYGAKEGAVSRSPVGQATYRTTSQDFRILDRYQTMLPATKGYRQQTSRFLYRLVGSEELLADHSIVSPYTSRVLKPYIRRDYETKPPKLRLLAEIRANPHRNDLNWKAEPEAPIDYCYVRPNHIPTINSMCHEFFWPGIDLSECLQYPDFSVVVLYKKVIIAFGFMVPDVKYNEAYISFLLVHPEWRRAGIATFMIYHLIQTCMGKDVTLHVSASNPAMLLYQKFGFKTEEYILDFYDKYYPLDSKECKHAFFLRLRR; translated from the exons ATGGCCAACAACGTGCACATGGGCGGGCTGCTCAGCCGCCACGACGATGAGGCCACCAGGACCTCCACCTCcgaggggctggaggagggtgAGGTGGAAGGGGAGACTCTGCTCATCGTGGAGTCCGAGGACCAGGCTTCTGTGGATTTGTCGCACGACCAGAGCGGGGACTCCCTGAACAGCGACGAGGGGGAGACGTCCTGGATGGAGGAGATGTCCTATTACTGTGAGAAGTGCCAGAAGTGGATCCCAGCAA GTCAACTGAGAGAACAGCTCAGCTACCTCAAAGGAGATAACTTTTTCAGATTCACTTGCTCTGATTGCTCAGAAGATGGGAAGGAGCAATTTGAACGTCTGAGATTAACGTGGCAACAA GTTGTCATGTTGGCAATGTACAACTTGTCTCTGGAAGGAACGGGCCGTCAGGGGTACTTCAGGTGGAAAGAAGACATTTGTGCTTTTATTGAGAAACACTGGACTTTCTTACTAGGGAACAG GAAAAAGACCTCAACATGGTGGAGCACAGTTGCTGGCTGTCTCTCTGTGGGGAGCCCCTTGTTTTTCCGCTCGGGGGCACAGGAATTTGGAGAACCGGGATGGTGGAAGCTGGTTCATAACAAGCCCCCAACACTGAAGCCTGAAGGAGAGAAGCTGTCTGCATCTGCACTGAAGGCAAAAG cttccaAGCCCCCGCTGGATCCCATCATTACCGTGGAAGGCCTCCGGAAGCGCGTGAGCCGCAACCCCGTGGAGTCGGCCATGGAGCTGAAGGAGAAGAGGTCCCGCACTCAGGAGGCCAAGGACATTCGCAGAGCCCAGAAGGAGGCAGCCGGCTTCCTGGACCGCAGCACCTCCTCCACTCCTGTCAAGTTCAGCAGCCGCTGCCGCCGGCCCGACATCGtgctggagaagggagaggtCATCGACTTCTCCTCGCTGAGCTCCTCCGACCGCACGCCCCTGACCAGCCCCTCTCCATCCCCGTCCCTGGATTTCTCCGCCCCCGGCACGCCCGCCTCGCactcggccactcccagcctgcTCTCGGAGGCGGATCTCATCCCCGACGTCATGCCGCCACAGGCGCTCTTCCATG ATgatgaggagctggaaggagaCGGAGTCATAGACCCAGGAATAGAGTATGTGCCCCCTCCCAGTGGGACAGCTGGTGCTGGCACCATGATAGCAAGCAGGAAAAAAGTGAAGACAGCTGAGCAGATCAAGCAAGAGGTGGAgagtgaagaagaaaaaacagaacGGATGGAAGGTGACAGTGAAGATCCCGAAGAGTCAAACACACCCTTGCAGGTGAGAGGACGAGACAAGGGCAAGTCACAACTGGAGAGGGATGCTAAGCCCAGAGTTCCCAAGCACACCTCAGTTAGCATCTatgaggagaagctgctgctgaagagaCTGGAAGCCTGTCCCAATGCTCTGAGCATGACCCCAGAGGCCCGCAGGCTGAGGCGCAAGCTGCTGGTGAGGCAGGCCAAGAGGGAGAGAGGGCTCCCACTCTTTGACCTGGACCAGGTTGTGAATGCTGCACTGCTCCTGGTTGATGGGATTTATGGAGCCAAAGAAGGTGCTGTCTCCAGGTCCCCAGTAGGGCAAGCAACATACAGAACTACTAGCCAGGACTTCAGGATCTTGGACAGATACCAG ACGATGCTGCCCGCCACGAAGGGATACCGCCAGCAGACAAGCAGGTTCCTGTACCGCCTGGTAGGCtcggaggagctgctggcagacCACAGTATTGTCAGCCCTTACACCTCCCGTGTCCTTAAGCCTTACATCAG ACGTGATTATGAGACAAAGCCTCCAAAACTCAGGCTGCTGGCAGAAATCCGGGCCAATCCACACAGGAATGATCTCAACTGGAAGGCTGAGCCAGAAGCACCCATTGATTACTGCTACGTTCGCCCTAATCACATCCCCACTATTAACTCCATGTGCCACGAATTCTTCTGGCCTG GAATTGATTTGTCAGAGTGCCTGCAGTATCCTGACTTCAGTGTTGTTGTCCTCTACAAGAAGGTTATCATTGCCTTTGGCTTTATGGTGCCAGATGTGAAGTACAACGAGGCTTACATCTCTTTTCTCTTGGTGCACCCTGAGTGGAGAAGAGCTGGGATTGCAACCTTCATGATTTACCATCTTATCCAG ACCTGCATGGGCAAGGACGTCACCCTTCACGTCTCTGCAAGCAACCCTGCTATGCTGCTCTACCAGAAGTTTGGATTTAAGACTGAGGAGTACATTTTGGATTTTTATGACAAGTATTACCCCTTGGACAGCAAGGAGTGCAAGCACGCCTTCTTCCTCAGGCTGCGGCGCTGA
- the LOC131081563 gene encoding baculoviral IAP repeat-containing protein 5-like, which yields MAGPELLPEVWRLYFHSVRAATFHNWPFTEGCACTPERMAAAGFVHCPSENSPDVAQCFYCLKELEGWEPDDDPLEEHKKHSAACGFLSLQKEPSNLTVQEFLKLEKMRTRKALKKEVSQMMTKVEDKAKIQRCRIKNLV from the exons ATGGCGGGCCCGGAGCTGCTGCCCGAGGTGTGGCGGCTCTACTTCCACTCCGTCCGCGCCGCCACCTTCCACAACTGGCCCTTCACCGAGGGCTGCGCCTGCACGCCCGAGCGG ATGGCGGCGGCGGGCTTCGTGCACTGCCCCAGCGAGAACAGTCCCGACGTGGCGCAGTGCTTCTACTGCCTCAAGGAGCTCGAGGGCTGGGAGCCCGACGATGACCCCCT GGAGGAGCACAAAAAACACTCTGCGGCctgtggttttctttctcttcagaaaGAACCTTCTAACCTGACGGTGCAGGAGTTCCTGAAGCTGGAAAAAATGCGAACGAGAAAGGCACTC AAAAAAGAGGTCTCTCAGATGATGACCAAGGTTGAAGATAAAGCCAAGATCCAGCGCTGTCGTATAAAGAATCTGGTCtag